GTCAAGTCGAGAAGCTTTTATCGTCGCTTCATCAGCTATATAGCCGACGCGGTACACAGAGAGATGATGCTACATTAAACAACACCGAGCTAAAGACTTAAAGGACGTTGTCCACCGTGTgtaacctagtgcaaacagatgatacaaaacactacaggacaaatacacacaatataggATTCTGAACAAAGGAGGTTCAAGTAAACATATGCACTTGTTTATATAAGTAagtaatgagagagagggaggaaggaaggaatggatggacaaaggaaggaaggaaagatagagggggaggaaggaaggacgggagagaggaaggaagggagagaggaaggaaagatagaggggaaggaaggaaggaaggaacggaaggaaggaagggagaaaggaagagatagatggagaggggagggaggaaggaagaggGAAGGAATGAAGGGAATgcatgaaggaaggaaggaaggaaggaaggaaggaaggaaggagggaagggaATGGATAGATGAAGGAAGGAATGGATGAGCAGTTGGATGAGGTGTTGAAATGTGGTGTGATAAACAGCAATTGAGTTAGTGTTCAAGActccatgtaaaaaaaacactgtgtatcATTTATAGTGCTGTAGCATTTGTAGACATGTATAACTGAAggagtgtttgggtgtgtttttaattttgttagttgtgtgtgtgtgcgtgcgtgtgtgtgtgtgtgtgtgtgtgtgtgtgtgtgtgtgtgtgtgtgtgtgtgtgtttgtgtgtgtgtgtgtttgtatgtgtgcgtttctgtgtgtttgtgtgtgtttgtgtgtgtgtgtgtgtgtgtgtgtgtgtgtgtgtgtgtgtgtgtgtgtttatatgtgtgcatttgtgtgtgtttctgtgtgtttgtgtgtgtgtttgtgtgtgtgtgtttgtatgtgtgtgtgtgtgtgtgtttgtatgtgtgcatttgtgtgtgtttctgtgtgtgtgtttgtgtgtgtgtgtgtttgtgtgtgtgtgtgtgtgtgtgtgtgtgtgtttgtatgtgtgcatttgtgtgtgtttctgtgtgtgtgtgtgtgtgtgtgtgtgtgtgtgtgtgtgtgtgtgtgtttgtatgtgtgcgtttgtgtgtgtttctgtgtgtttgtgtgtgtgtttgtgtgtgtgtgtgtgtttgtatgtgtgcatttgtgtgtgtttctgtgtgtgtgtttgtgtgtgtgtgtgtgtgtgtgtgtgtgtgtgtgtgtgtgtgtgtgtgtgtgtgtgtgtgtgtgtgtgtgtgtgtgtgtttgtatgtgtgcatttgtgtgtgtttctgtgtgtgtgtttgtgtgtgtgtgtgtgtgtgtgtgtgtgtgtgtttggtacagttcagttctggttgttgaggagtctgattAGTTTGAAGGAAGAAAGTCTGGTTGTGCAGAAAAATAAGAGTGTAGCAAAGCCTTTAtcacaaaaaacaatacaatgcaACATTGCAAAAGAAAacgaataaatgaaaaataaaaagaacatgtTCTCTAAAGTACCCCTTTGGAGGCTGAACaaattatacaaatacaaatgtattcatttatgcatttatttacagGATGTTGAGGTCGATGTTAAATGAACTCCAAGTTCGGTTATCCAGAGAGACGTTTTATCGTGCAGACGTGCACTTCTGGACAATGTACGTTTGACGACTTCTACTCAGTGGACTTTTACATCTCAGGGATGGACCTAAAAACAGCGGCGCTGTTAGAAAGAAATGCGTAAAAGTCAAAATTTGAGATTTATTCGTCGGCTACGGAGGAAGTCAGTACTTACCTTTCGATGCATCAGGTATTACCGTGTGATCCTGATCCTTTACGTCGCTCGCTGTATTGTTGCCTTTTTTCAATTTCTGCTGGAACGGAACAAACGATTAGAAATGCTAAAGCAGTTCACAGTGCATTCGATTTCCTGAGATTTATATGACACATTGAAATAATAAAGCGGTCTACCTTACTGATAAACCTTAAAATGCTGAAGCAGGACAGCCACGATTTCTTCTTTCTATGTTTAGATACTAGAAAGTCGCTTACAGAAGACAGGGGCGTCACACATGTGAAACTTCTGTCACTGCCATTGGAAATCTCCAGTGTCTTAGGAATATCATCATCGTGAAACCCACCGTCCTCCTCAGCAAGCCTCATGTGGAATAGCTGCTCTATATTAAGTCGTCCGCAAAGGTCGATAAAAATTCTCTTATAAAGTTTCTCAAATTGGCCCTTTTTCCCTCCATCCAGAGCCTCGGTCCACAAAGTCAGAACTGTATTCATGAGCTCCTGAGGCGGCACCTCAATAGGAATGGAGTATGGAGGACCGTTAGCCAGCAGTTTCAGCAGCAGTAACATGGACATGCTGGTGCTGTTCTGAAAAGACTCCGCATTTCTCCTATCACCTGTGCTCTCCTCACAGGGACTCGTCGTGTCTGGCTGATCGAACAGACACGACTCTAAATCTTCATCTTCTAGAGTCTTCTGAAAGGCAAATGCGAAGGCTTGCTCTACCTTCTTAGATCCAGCATTAAAAGCTTTCATGAGTTCAAACGGAGTTCCGATCATTGACAGCAGCTCTTCATAGATATTGTCTATGACTAAACGGTGGAGGTTCTTGGGGATGTTCTCGC
The Tachysurus fulvidraco isolate hzauxx_2018 chromosome 7, HZAU_PFXX_2.0, whole genome shotgun sequence DNA segment above includes these coding regions:
- the LOC125145212 gene encoding uncharacterized protein LOC125145212 isoform X4, which translates into the protein MASLMRQWSENFSNSTLTSLTSSSTLEDESETISHLISLRYLTISAFAVHHCAHVIFLRAQLASSRDPIGILLLAAKSKRVGAVAESVLKILSKVPSLYIADSENIPKNLHRLVIDNIYEELLSMIGTPFELMKAFNAGSKKVEQAFAFAFQKTLEDEDLESCLFDQPDTTSPCEESTGDRRNAESFQNSTSMSMLLLLKLLANGPPYSIPIEVPPQELMNTVLTLWTEALDGGKKGQFEKLYKRIFIDLCGRLNIEQLFHMRLAEEDGGFHDDDIPKTLEISNGSDRSFTCVTPLSSVSDFLVSKHRKKKSWLSCFSILRFISKKLKKGNNTASDVKDQDHTVIPDASKGPSLRCKSPLSRSRQTYIVQKCTSAR
- the LOC125145212 gene encoding uncharacterized protein LOC125145212 isoform X1; the encoded protein is MASLMRQWSENFSNSTLTSLTSSSTLEDESETISHLISLRYLTISAFAVHHCAHVIFLRAQLASSRDPIGILLLAAKSKRVGAVAESVLKILSKVPSLYIADSENIPKNLHRLVIDNIYEELLSMIGTPFELMKAFNAGSKKVEQAFAFAFQKTLEDEDLESCLFDQPDTTSPCEESTGDRRNAESFQNSTSMSMLLLLKLLANGPPYSIPIEVPPQELMNTVLTLWTEALDGGKKGQFEKLYKRIFIDLCGRLNIEQLFHMRLAEEDGGFHDDDIPKTLEISNGSDRSFTCVTPLSSVSDFLVSKHRKKKSWLSCFSILRFISKQKLKKGNNTASDVKDQDHTVIPDASKAPLFLGPSLRCKSPLSRSRQTYIVQKCTSAR
- the LOC125145212 gene encoding uncharacterized protein LOC125145212 isoform X2, with amino-acid sequence MASLMRQWSENFSNSTLTSLTSSSTLEDESETISHLISLRYLTISAFAVHHCAHVIFLRAQLASSRDPIGILLLAAKSKRVGAVAESVLKILSKVPSLYIADSENIPKNLHRLVIDNIYEELLSMIGTPFELMKAFNAGSKKVEQAFAFAFQKTLEDEDLESCLFDQPDTTSPCEESTGDRRNAESFQNSTSMSMLLLLKLLANGPPYSIPIEVPPQELMNTVLTLWTEALDGGKKGQFEKLYKRIFIDLCGRLNIEQLFHMRLAEEDGGFHDDDIPKTLEISNGSDRSFTCVTPLSSVSDFLVSKHRKKKSWLSCFSILRFISKKLKKGNNTASDVKDQDHTVIPDASKAPLFLGPSLRCKSPLSRSRQTYIVQKCTSAR
- the LOC125145212 gene encoding uncharacterized protein LOC125145212 isoform X6, yielding MASLMRQWSENFSNSTLTSLTSSSTLEDESETISHLISLRYLTISAFAVHHCAHVIFLRAQLASSRDPIGILLLAAKSKRVGAVAESVLKILSKVPSLYIADSENIPKNLHRLVIDNIYEELLSMIGTPFELMKAFNAGSKKVEQAFAFAFQKTLEDEDLESCLFDQPDTTSPCEESTGDRRNAESFQNSTSMSMLLLLKLLANGPPYSIPIEVPPQELMNTVLTLWTEALDGGKKGQFEKLYKRIFIDLCGRLNIEQLFHMRLAEEDGGFHDDDIPKTLEISNGSDRSFTCVTPLSSVSDFLVSKHRKKKSWLSCFSILRFISKKLKKGNNTASDVKDQDHTRRCF
- the LOC125145212 gene encoding uncharacterized protein LOC125145212 isoform X3, with product MASLMRQWSENFSNSTLTSLTSSSTLEDESETISHLISLRYLTISAFAVHHCAHVIFLRAQLASSRDPIGILLLAAKSKRVGAVAESVLKILSKVPSLYIADSENIPKNLHRLVIDNIYEELLSMIGTPFELMKAFNAGSKKVEQAFAFAFQKTLEDEDLESCLFDQPDTTSPCEESTGDRRNAESFQNSTSMSMLLLLKLLANGPPYSIPIEVPPQELMNTVLTLWTEALDGGKKGQFEKLYKRIFIDLCGRLNIEQLFHMRLAEEDGGFHDDDIPKTLEISNGSDRSFTCVTPLSSVSDFLVSKHRKKKSWLSCFSILRFISKQKLKKGNNTASDVKDQDHTVIPDASKGPSLRCKSPLSRSRQTYIVQKCTSAR
- the LOC125145212 gene encoding uncharacterized protein LOC125145212 isoform X5 — translated: MASLMRQWSENFSNSTLTSLTSSSTLEDESETISHLISLRYLTISAFAVHHCAHVIFLRAQLASSRDPIGILLLAAKSKRVGAVAESVLKILSKVPSLYIADSENIPKNLHRLVIDNIYEELLSMIGTPFELMKAFNAGSKKVEQAFAFAFQKTLEDEDLESCLFDQPDTTSPCEESTGDRRNAESFQNSTSMSMLLLLKLLANGPPYSIPIEVPPQELMNTVLTLWTEALDGGKKGQFEKLYKRIFIDLCGRLNIEQLFHMRLAEEDGGFHDDDIPKTLEISNGSDRSFTCVTPLSSVSDFLVSKHRKKKSWLSCFSILRFISKQKLKKGNNTASDVKDQDHTRRCF